A DNA window from Janibacter sp. A1S7 contains the following coding sequences:
- the pyrE gene encoding orotate phosphoribosyltransferase, giving the protein MTDIAADRTRLLEIVKEKAIVHGRVTLSSGTEADYYVDLRRITLDGEASPLVGRVLLDLVADLDFDAVGGLTLGADPVATSMLHASAARGERLDAFVVRKAGKAHGLQQRIEGPSIEGRRVLIVEDTSTTGSSPLEAATAAREAGAEVVAVATIADRATGAAEKFAEAGLEYRHVFGLVDLGLA; this is encoded by the coding sequence GTGACTGACATCGCCGCCGACCGCACCCGACTGCTCGAGATCGTCAAGGAGAAGGCGATCGTCCACGGACGGGTCACTCTCTCCTCCGGCACGGAGGCCGACTACTACGTCGACCTGCGCCGCATCACCCTGGACGGCGAGGCCTCGCCGCTGGTCGGGCGCGTGCTGCTCGACCTGGTCGCCGACCTGGACTTCGACGCCGTGGGCGGGCTGACCCTCGGCGCCGACCCGGTCGCCACCTCGATGCTCCACGCGAGCGCGGCGCGGGGGGAGCGGTTGGACGCCTTCGTCGTGCGCAAGGCCGGCAAGGCCCACGGGCTGCAGCAGCGCATCGAGGGCCCCTCGATCGAGGGGCGTCGCGTGCTCATCGTCGAGGACACCTCGACGACCGGCTCCTCCCCGCTCGAGGCCGCCACGGCGGCCCGGGAGGCCGGGGCCGAGGTCGTTGCCGTCGCGACGATCGCCGACCGGGCCACCGGCGCCGCCGAGAAGTTCGCCGAGGCGGGTCTGGAGTACCGCCACGTCTTCGGGCTGGTCGACCTCGGTCTGGCCTGA
- a CDS encoding SDR family NAD(P)-dependent oxidoreductase, with the protein MTALVTGASAGIGREFAEQLAAKGDALVLVARDGARLESVAAGLRARHGVAVEVLPADLSDRDALEQVARRLRDPSRPVDLLVNNAGYSLGTPFVDSDVRAEEQLLDVLVRAVLVLSHAASTAMVARGHGRIINVSSIAGLLASGTYAAAKSYVTTFSESLAGQLTGTGVTVTALLPGYVRTEFHERAGIDKGERAGPFWLDASGVVRDALTDAQAGRAISVPSAQYKAIVGIVRHIPRVLLRSRRVSVRHRPT; encoded by the coding sequence ATGACGGCGCTGGTCACCGGGGCGAGCGCCGGTATCGGTCGGGAGTTCGCGGAGCAGCTCGCTGCGAAGGGGGATGCGCTCGTCCTCGTCGCCCGCGACGGCGCACGGCTGGAGTCGGTCGCGGCCGGGCTGCGAGCGAGGCACGGTGTGGCCGTGGAGGTCCTGCCCGCGGACCTGTCCGACCGGGACGCGCTGGAGCAGGTGGCCCGGCGGCTGCGCGACCCGTCCCGGCCGGTCGACCTGCTGGTCAACAATGCCGGGTACAGCCTGGGCACCCCCTTCGTCGACAGCGACGTGCGCGCCGAGGAGCAGCTCCTCGACGTGCTCGTGCGCGCCGTCCTCGTCCTCAGCCACGCCGCCTCGACGGCGATGGTCGCTCGTGGTCACGGCCGGATCATCAACGTCTCCTCGATCGCCGGTCTCCTCGCGAGCGGCACCTACGCGGCGGCCAAGTCGTACGTGACGACCTTCAGCGAGTCGCTGGCGGGACAGCTGACGGGCACCGGCGTGACGGTGACCGCGCTGCTGCCGGGGTACGTGCGTACGGAGTTCCACGAGCGCGCGGGCATCGACAAGGGCGAGCGCGCGGGTCCCTTCTGGCTGGACGCGAGCGGCGTGGTCCGGGACGCGCTCACCGATGCGCAGGCCGGCAGGGCCATCTCCGTGCCGAGTGCGCAGTACAAGGCGATCGTCGGGATCGTGCGGCACATCCCCCGGGTCCTGCTGCGCAGCCGTCGGGTCAGCGTCCGGCACCGCCCGACCTGA